A genomic segment from Montipora foliosa isolate CH-2021 chromosome 9, ASM3666993v2, whole genome shotgun sequence encodes:
- the LOC137969774 gene encoding oxidoreductase-like domain-containing protein 1: protein MLRSFRPKLRGNALFRLPTVRTQQVVCHFSVSNRRTCDESTQQAVLQAPNKSNHNGNSKKNVPLSHPPPPLELCCMSGCQNCVMIQHAEELLKLYEDDSAARAAIDEMPDENLKAFLKIELNLK, encoded by the exons ATGTTAAGAAGTTTTCGCCCAAAGTTACGAGGAAATGCGTTGTTCCGATTGCCAACTGTGAGGACGCAGCAG GTTGTCTGTCACTTTTCTGTGTCCAACAGAAGGACATGTGATGAAA GCACACAACAGGCGGTTCTACAAGCCCCTAATAAAAGTAACCACAATGGTAACTCAAAAAAGAATGTACCTCTTTCCCATCCCCCACCCCCTTTGGAGCTGTGTTGCATGAGTGGCTGTCAAAACTGTGTGATGATTCAACATGCAGAGGAGTTGCTGAAGCTTTATGAAGATGATTCGGCTGCCAGGGCTGCCATAGATGAAATGCCAGATGAGAATTTGAAAGCATTTCTCAAGATAGAACTTAATCTCAAATAG
- the LOC137970731 gene encoding ADP-ribosylhydrolase ARH1-like translates to MAFTNDRFKACMLLSAVGDALGYKNGDWEFCHSGRAIHDELRELGGLENIDIKGWIVSDDTVLHLATAEALVSSWATRDELFNKVASMYRESMQDMAGRAPGNTTMTNCAKLRPGRPGGFVVPFNSHGGGCGAAMRSMCIGLLYNSPEKLDDLIAVSIESGRMTHNHPTGYLGSLASALLTSFAVQGKPVREWGAALVATLPRALSYIKETGRDVKENEENWSYFTNSWTGYLRTRGILHGNSDPLFPDEYSINDRDAFYKSLSYRRGWAGASGHDAPMIAYDALLGAGASWEELCSRAMFHGGDSDSTGVIAGAWWGVLYGMEGVPKKNYEKLEYKKRIEKAAADLFAKAKKLS, encoded by the exons atggcatTCACCAACGATCGTTTTAAAGCTTGTATGCTTCTCAGCGCTGTAGGAGATGCGTTGGGTTACAAGAACGGCGACTGGGAATTTTGTCATTCTGGCCGAGCGATCCACGATGAACTGCGTGAGCTTGGTGGTCTTGAGAATATTGACATTAAAGGTTGGATTGTGAGTGATGATACAGTTTTGCATCTGGCTACAGCTGAGGCACTGGTGTCATCCTGGGCGACACGCGATGAGCTCTTCAACAAAGTTGCGTCCATGTACCGAGAGAGTATG CAAGATATGGCTGGACGGGCACCAGGAAATACTACTATGACCAATTGTGCAAAGCTACGACCTGGCCGTCCTGGAGGATTTGTGGTGCCATTTAATTCCCATGGGGGTGGTTGTGGAGCTGCTATGCGCTCAATGTGCATTGGCTTGTTGTATAATTCCCCAGAAAAACTTGATGATCTGATTGCTGTCAGCATTGAGAGTGGACGAATGACTCACAACCACCCTACAG GTTACCTAGGGTCATTGGCATCTGCACTGTTAACTTCATTCGCTGTCCAAGGCAAACCTGTCAGGGAGTGGGGTGCAGCTCTCGTGGCAACCCTTCCAAGAGCTTTAAGTTACATCAAAGAGACTGGCCGTGATGTAAAGGAGAATGAGGAGAACTGGTCTTATTTCACTAACTCCTGGACTGGATATCTCAGAACAAGGGGAATTCTTCACGGCAACAGTGATCCTTTGTTTCCAGATGAATACTCAATAAATGACCGCGATGCATTTTACAAATCACTAAGCTATCGTCGCGGATGGGCTGGAGCTAGTGGACATGATGCACCAATGATTGCTTATGATGCTCTACTTGGGGCTGGTGCATCCTGGGAAGAGCTTTGTAGCCGAGCCATGTTtcatggtggtgacagtgataGCACAGGTGTGATTGCAGGGGCCTGGTGGGGAGTCTTGTATGGCATGGAAGGAGTCCCTAAGAAGAATTATGAGAAATTGGAATACAAAAAGAGGATTGAAAAAGCAGCTGCTGATCTCTTTGCCAAAGCTAAAAAGCTATCCTGA
- the LOC137970745 gene encoding coiled-coil domain-containing protein 137-like yields MGRISRYKKIKSCDPFYKGPRKDRNASCDIPLSKNDKLIEQEMPRAAKDLLRRQQELQYKTTKKKQRRKEKKQVTTAKFQQIPGETKKEYFDRIDREAAVEVAESFKKSRKIREGRKRYLDKRKQKMKGKKSFVENSDFDFMKDNVRFGEVAMEPPSLSAKPRKASNLTSKGSKTLLLHSLINRERKANSVVDAQTTNSAVSSVPKTKKRKHMSTLEREKADKAREGAIMAYRTMRKKQLQERKGAV; encoded by the exons ATGGGTCGTATAAGTAGGTACAAGAAAATAAAATCTTGCGATCCATTTTACAAAGGACCAAGGAAAGACAGAAACGCATCTTG TGACATACCTTTGTCCAAGAATGACAAACTCATTGAGCAAGAAATGCCCAGGGCTGCAAAAGATCTGCTTAGAAGACAGCAAGAATTGCAATATAAAACTACCAAAAAGAAACagagaagaaaggaaaagaaacaag TAACCACAGCAAAGTTTCAGCAGATTCCTGGTGAAACCAAAAAAGAGTATTTTGACAGGATTGATCGTGAAGCAGCCGTTGAAGTTGCAGAATCTTTTAAAAAGTCAAGGAAGATTAGAGAGGGAAGAAAGAG GTACTTAGATAAGAGGAAACAGAagatgaaaggaaagaaatcattTGTTGAAAATTCCGACTTTGACTTCATGAAAG ATAACGTACGTTTTGGAGAGGTTGCCATGGAGCCCCCTTCTCTCTCTGCAAAACCCAGAAAGGCGTCCAATTTAACAAGCAAG GGATCGAAGACACTTCTGCTCCATTCTTTAATCAATCGggaaagaaaagcaaacagTGTCGTCGATGCCCAAACTACAAATTCTGCGGTCTCCTCTGTACCGAAGACAAAGAAACGCAAGCACATGTCTACTTTGGAACGAGAAAAAGCGGATAAAGCAAGAGAAGGCGCTATTATGGCTTACAGGACGATGCGAAAAAAACAACTTCAAGAAAGGAAAGGTGCTGTGTGA
- the LOC137970551 gene encoding ras-related protein Rap-2a-like, with protein sequence MASYASIPNVDFCIALLGSGGVGKTALLRSFLGQTFNEEHLPTVDDYYVHRLNVDGSHITICVVDTAGSYSFPVMRKLALTLSHGFIVVYALDDIQSFKEALTIMDQISDLRTNGQESVPVFLVGNKLDIDMKDRKVNPNQAHESFATLCRLEGQYIETSAKVEFRVEKVFLEIIRTLIYKRKEKERQNWKARLSRRRKKLAKRREYKQKENSVDCALM encoded by the coding sequence ATGGCTTCGTACGCATCGATTCCCAACGTCGACTTTTGCATCGCTCTTCTTGGAAGTGGAGGCGTCGGCAAAACAGCCTTGTTGAGATCGTTCCTTGGACAGACGTTCAACGAAGAACACTTGCCCACGGTGGACGACTATTATGTTCACAGACTAAACGTCGATGGCAGCCATATCACGATCTGTGTAGTTGACACTGCGGGATCATATTCATTCCCCGTTATGAGAAAGCTTGCACTGACTTTAAGCCATGGATTTATCGTTGTGTATGCTTTGGATGACATTCAGTCTTTTAAAGAGGCCTTGACCATCATGGACCAAATCTCGGATCTTCGTACGAATGGCCAAGAGTCAGTTCCAGTTTTTCTCGTTGGAAATAAGTTGGACATTGACATGAAAGATCGAAAAGTCAACCCAAACCAGGCCCACGAATCCTTTGCAACTCTTTGTCGTCTGGAAGGGCAATACATTGAGACCTCGGCCAAAGTTGAATTCAGAgttgaaaaagtgtttttgGAGATTATTAGAACCCTAATTTACAAAAGGAAGGAAAAGGAGAGACAAAACTGGAAAGCAAGACTGtcgagaagaagaaaaaagttggCAAAAAGACGGGAATACAAACAGAAAGAGAACAGCGTTGATTGTGCTTTAATGTAG